The DNA sequence CTTTTACAATATGAACTAGATGATAATTTATCAGATCTTCAAGAATATACAAGATTAGAAAATTCATTAAAAGCTTATAATCTTGGGCTTAGGGCACTTGATGAAATTGAAGAGTTTGTAAATACATATGGGAATAAATGTGACTATAAAAAAAAGGACGCTTTGTTATATACAGCTAAAAACAGTGAAGCAAATAGTATAAAAATAGAGTATGACCTTAGAAAAGAAAATGGATTTGATGTTGAGTATATAGATGAGACTACCAACGAATTTAGTTTTGATTTAAAAGCAGGTATAATAGCAAAAAATGGGGGAGCAGAATTAGACCCATACAAATATACAAATCAACTATTAGAAGTAGCTCTGGGTAATGGTTTAAAGATATTGATAATATAGAAATAGACTTTAAATACTGTGGAACTTTTGCATCA is a window from the Paraclostridium sordellii genome containing:
- a CDS encoding NAD(P)/FAD-dependent oxidoreductase, which encodes MKIQYVQGKPLFTTINKNKKQYPYLTDDIETDICIIGGGVTGAIASYYFSKQNIKTVILEKKRIAHLSTSVTTSLLQYELDDNLSDLQEYTRLENSLKAYNLGLRALDEIEEFVNTYGNKCDYKKKDALLYTAKNSEANSIKIEYDLRKENGFDVEYIDETTNEFSFDLKAGIIAKNGGAELDPYKYTNQLLEVALGNGLKILII